A window of Symphalangus syndactylus isolate Jambi chromosome X, NHGRI_mSymSyn1-v2.1_pri, whole genome shotgun sequence genomic DNA:
TggcgctcgcctgtagtcccggttacTCAGGACGCGGAGgtcggaggatcccttgagcgggaggtcgaggctgcagtgagctgtgatcacgccgctgcactccagcctgagcaacacagcgaggAGACCGCGTGtccaaaagaaatttagaaaaaaatgtcctCTGCCTTTTGCCACACGCCTTAAGATGATTGCTCTGCCAGCTTGGCCAGCAGAAATGGCTTTGTAGGCACTCAGACAGCGTACACACGTATGCTTAACTCTGGAGCTTATTTTGAgagtattttcaaaattaaaacggCAAGTTAACATTTATCCATGGAAGTGATCGAATATAGCAGCCCTCTCGAGCACATGTTCCCAATCACGGTTGTCTGTTTTCAGTGTGAAATATGAGTTGGCGAGGAAGATCGACCTATCGGCCTAGACCAAGACGCTATGTAGAGCCTCCTGAAGTGACTGGGCCTATGCTGGTGAGTGCTTAAACGTTAATTCGATGTTTTCTATgagcagaaattaatttttgtgacagTGTTGTTGCATTCGTGTGGAAATGCTGATAAAGGTGTTTCCtgctcataaaaaatgatgatggcATCTCATGAAGGAAACATGGATTCTGGAGGATTGTTTTTTCCCTCGTgttcttcagcttttgcccatgaCTTCTCTCTCATGCTTTGTTTGTTAATGACAGATTGTACACATCTATTCCAACACAGAGTATAATAGCTTCCAAAGTCCTCGTGCGTCACTTTTCTCACAGTAACCTCCCTGTGGGTGGAGTAACCTTATTGGGCATAGAGCATAGAGGTGGAGAAATGTCTTTAGGCTTCGTTATGACCAGAAATAGCTATGTATTCTGTGTATAGATGTAAAATTTTGCATCaataacaaaactttttttttatctgCGCACCCACACATATTCCCCAGCCCGAGCAGTTCAGTGATGAAGTGGAATCACCAGAACCTGAAGAAGGGGAACCAGCAACTCAATGTGAGGATCCTGCAGCTGctcaggagggagaggatgagggagcagctgctcaggagggagaggatgagggAGCATCTGCAGGTCAAGgtgagggaaagggaagaagaacatctgctggtgtgtgcgtgtgtgtgtgtttgtgtgtgtgtgtgtgtgtgtgtgcatgtgtgtgtgtgttaggcatTGTCACATAGCAGGaacaggaggaaagaaaacaatggaaagaATGCCTGAAATGGACTGGAAAAGCGAGGAGGCTATGTAGTTTGCAGCTTAGCTTAGGCAAATCCCTCACTATGATAAAATTTCTCGACTTTATGAATGAGAGAATGGAGGTGCCAGGATTGTGTGTTATCCAAGAACCCTTGACTGGTGAATACAAAATTTGTACTGTGTTCCAAGGTTCGTGTCTTCCTATCATCTATGTTGCTGTAAAGAAGGAAGTGATTTTGCTGAAAATGCTTAAAACTCAAAGGCTTTACTGTGGGGTAGCTTAGTACTGACCCAAGAATAGACCCAGTTCAGAGGAGCAGGAGCAGCTCCAAAAACCGAGTCGCTGAATGTTGGCCCCCGTTTCCTTTGATTGATATCTTCATATGGTACGTTTGATAAAAGCTGGATAAATGAGGATACTGCCATACAGGTAGCTGGTTTAGTGATTTTTCTAAGTggcttttaggaggtgattaaatcCTTTTATggttagaaaaagcaaaaaaggaattATCCTGAGATTAACATTGAGATAGAAATAATTTCTCCgagctaaaatattttcaaacaaaacatTTATGTAACTGAGGTCCTGGATTTTTCCAGGGATGTACTTTGAAAAGTTTCTAGAATCTGACTGACAACAATGCCCATTAACTGCTGTCCGCCCACTCCCTTATTCTCAGTGCGGGACAGTATATTTTCTGTGATTCACAAACAACTTTATATTTGGTGCTTTGTTCTGCGTGGGGTTCATTTATGGAATATTACATTTAGGACCTTCGGACCTAAATATAACTTTATTGGAACAAAGTGAAGTTTCTCTTTACCCCAATAGGTAATGGGTGTCGTGACTGTAAGATTTTCCATAGTCCTCAAATCCATCCAGCGAATCAGTCCTTCAGAAACTGACATTGTAATTGTAACCGAAATCCTATCCATGTTGTAGACTTCAGATTTCTCAGCTGACGCACACTGCTGTTGGTACTCTATGGCTGAATATAAGCATTATACATGTCCTGTGGTTTATCCTTAGATTGTCATTTAGGAGAAAGGTCTAAAGCTGGGCTGATTGCCATGcactcatagtcccagctacttgggaggctgaggtgagaggattgcttgagccctggagttcaagctcagcctgggaaacacagcgagacctcatcgctaataaataaataaatgaacaaataaataaataaatgaataaataaataagtaaataagtaaataaaggtcTCATGGTATAGGAAAACACAGATGCAAAGTTTGTGCCTAGCGGCTGGTAATGTTGCAAACATAACTCCTTAGTGAACTGTACCATttcaaaatagttaagatggtaaattttaggatatgtgtattttttaccacaattaaaaattccTTTCTTCCTAAAGTTCAGTGTAATtgtcatatattcttttaaatttttactgtaTGTATTTTCAAGACAcaacatttatagaaaatttgCAAGAATAGTACAATGAACTCATATACTTTTCAcctagattcaccaattgttaaTAGCTTTCGCTCCATAGGTTTCatatctcttccctccctctcttaccCTGctgcccacacactcacacacatacacatacggaTATATGTTTGCTGTTATTAATGCTGAATTGTTTCGATAAAGTTTCAGGTATTATGGTCCTTTACCCTATGTACTTGAGGGTGTGTATATCGTcggaagaaagagaaagttatTTCTTGGATCATCACTGCACAaagatcaaaatcaggaaatttaacaATGAGAAAATGGAGTCAGTTAATACACAGTGCATACTCAAATTTTGCCAGTTCcccagaaaatttcttttttttttttttttttgagacggagtctcgctctgtcgcccaggctggagtgcagtggtgcaatctcggctcactgcaagctccgcctcccgggttcatgccattctcctgcctcagcctctccgagtagctgggactacaggcgcccgccaccacgccctgctaatttttttgtattttttagtagagacggggtttcactgtgttagccaggatggcctcgatctcctaaccttgtgatccgcccacctcggcctcccaaagtgctgggattacaagcgtgagccaccacgcccggcctgaaaatttcttttttcctttttttttttcttctttcttgagacggagtctctctctgtgggccaggttggagtgcagtagtgcgatctcggctcactgcaacctacgcctcgcAGGTTctagggattctcatgcctcagcctcccgtgtagctgggactacaagcgccggCCACTgcggtcttgaacttctgacctcacctGCTCTGCCCACCATGGCATCCCAAAATGTTTGGATCGCAGGCGTGAGAccccacgcccggcccagataattttattgataggatttctttttctgatccaGAGTCCAGTTCAGAATCGCGCCTTGCATGTGCTTTTCAGGTgtttttagtttcctttaatctggaacgtttccttaatttttcttgtCATTCATGATACGGACATTTTTGAAGAGGACAGACCAGTTGGCTTGCAGAATATTCTGCAGTTTGggctttttcatgtattttttaaagagtttttttcaCTCAGCGTTTATTGGTGGCTGCTCATGCCATATAAGAGTCTAAGCGCTAGGAGTGTAAGTGCTGTGAGAGACAGGCTTTCAGCCTTGAGTCATTTAATACGAGAAGGACAATCAGAAGTAGAATAACAGAGAAGTGCAAAGGAGGCAGCAAAGTTGTGTGAGGGCAGTCTTTGGAAAGGAAGACGGTAATATTTGGAACaccttgttttcctgttttctgctAACAGACTCCTGAAATAATGTTCCTGGAATTCTTATCAACACATTTATTATTACACTAGCTAAAGCTTTTATATAATAACAGCGAGAGCAAGAATATGATTTTCTTATTCATATTTCATGTTTTACTGCTGAAATTgagatgcattttttatttttaagggccGGAGCCTGAAGCTGATAGCCAGGAAGAGGTTCACCCAACGACTGGGTGTGAGTGTGGAGATGGTCCTGATGGCCAGGAGATGGGCCCGCCAAATCCAGAGGAGGTGAAAACGCCTGAAGAAGGTAGGCAGTCCATTAGGCATTCATATTGTAGGGTGTCTGTTTCCACAGTATCGTATTAtaattcttactattttttttgagatggagtctcgctctgaagaccaggctggagtgcagtggtgccatctgggctcactggaaattctgtctccagggttcaggtgattctcctgcctgagcctctggcGGAGCCGGGCTTACAGacatgctccaccacgcccagctaacttttgtatttttagtagagacagggtttcattacgTTGCACAGGTTcttcccgaactcctgacctcaggtgatccaccggcctcgagCATTGAAATTGCCGGGATtgcaggcgagagccaccgtgcccgacccagcattgtatttttaataacagaGAGGTAACAATACTGCCTCTTTAGTAAGAGAGTTCTTATATAAAGGTCATTTGAAACGTAGTTCAGGCCCCAGCACCCGACTGATAGACTGTCAGACACAGAAACAAACTGACTCCAAGCTATGTTGAATTAAATGTTTTGAGTATACGTCCTTAAACCAGTAGCTCATACTTTTTAGATGCTTTTGTAAAGGTCTGCTTTTAATCAATACATAACACATTTGTAACACCCATCACTTGGTGTCAAAAAATGCTGAAGCACTCATGCGGGTTCTAATACCAGCTCTTACAGCCTTGGCGAGATTCTGAGTGAGTCCTTTCACTCCTAAAGCTATCTTTGGTTCTTATGAAAATAGTGAGTTTAAGTCAgagattttaaaaccattttccaTTCTGGTTCTTTCATACTCTGATCCTGCTGCATAGAATGCATGGGATACAGAGATCACCTGCTTCGCATGATTTGTTAATCACAAGTCATGAAACCCTGGCCTGAGTCATCTGAAAATCTCTGAATTGAGATTTCATTGTCAGTAAGGAGGTGAGCGGGCACTCTGCGTCATCCTAGTTTTTCCGTGTGGAGAGGGGAATACGTAGTGTAAGAGCTTGTGAAATTGTGAATTCTCCCTcttcttggtttgtttgtttgtttgagacacagtctcagtctgtcacccaggctggagtgcagtggtgcaattccagctcactgcaacctctggctcctaggctgaag
This region includes:
- the LOC129475740 gene encoding G antigen 10-like, with product MSWRGRSTYRPRPRRYVEPPEVTGPMLPEQFSDEVESPEPEEGEPATQCEDPAAAQEGEDEGAAAQEGEDEGASAGQGPEPEADSQEEVHPTTGCECGDGPDGQEMGPPNPEEVKTPEEGEKQSQC